In the Methyloterricola oryzae genome, CCATTGGACCAGAAATCGGTGCCGCCCATGAGCACCAGAACCTTGATGTCCCTGCTGCGCACGGCCAGATACGCTTGCTGCAGGCGTTGACACTGCTCCGTGCCCATCGCGCCATTGTGAAAATTGAAATGTAGATAGCCGACCTTGTTACTCTCCTCATACCAGATTTCACAGTAGGTTTGCTCCTTGCCCATATAAGGCAGGTCTATCGGTGATTCCTTGATCACCGCGAGTTTGTCGCCCAATAACATGGCGGCGGGCAGCTTGAAGGTAGGCGTCTTCCTGCTCTGTATCAGACGCTTTAGGAAGGGCTGCTTTTCCGGGGTATCGCGCTTGCGCAGATGGGATATCCAGACGGCGCCATCGACGGCCGCGCGGCAAATAGCACCGTGCCGCTGGGCGATCACCTCACCGGGTCGGCGACCCCGCAAGACATCCTCGGCATGGGCACCGTAGAGAAAGTATTCTTCGCCGTAGAGCATATCCAGCACGCCGGGCGCGCTGTCGGCGGCATTGATCTTGCGGATGATGGTCGCGACGGTATCCGTGGACCAGTCGATGGCCCGTACATCCTGCTTCATCAGCGGACGCAATTCGCCGCGAACGTCTTCCCGCGAGTAGTCCAGCGGCTCCGGCGTATAGGCCTTGCTGGCGAAGCGATCTATCGTGGTCAGGATGGCCTGTACCGCAGCCCTCGTCACTTCACGCCGATAAAGACTGGCCTTTGTTGCTTCGCGCATGGGGAAGTTGAGGGTGCTCCAGATATCCCCCGCGTCCATTTCCTCGACCGCCTTCAGAGCCGTCACTCCCCATTCCGATTCTTGCCGCATGATGGCCCAGTCCAGGGACGATGGCCCACGATCGCCCATGATGCCCGGATGCAAAATGATGCATAAGTGCTCGCGCCAAACGTCTTCGGGCAGTTTTTCCTTGAGGAAGGGGCAAATGATGAGATCGGGCTGAAACAGCGCGATGGCCTTGCGGACAGCGTCATCCCCGAGGGACAGGGTGATGGAAACCTCATACCCCCGATCGACTAACTCCACGTGGACACGTTGGCACAGACCATTGTAGGCCGACGCGATTAACAGGATGCGCATAAGCTTTCTCCCCTTTCAATTCTAATTTTTCTTTGTCCATTAAGATTTTTATACAGCTCGCAAACGCGGACCGCATGCCCCATCGCGATGGGTCAAATCGTTTCCACTAATGAAGTGCTGCTGGGCATCAGCTTCATGACAGGGGCTGGAGTATGGACTGTTAGCATATCCAAAACAACTCCATCGCTATCGACTCGAATCCATAGGTAGGTGCCCGGTGCAAGCTGCAGGCTAAATAGTCGTCTCGAAACCCCTTTCCAGTAAATTATTCAAACTTCTGCATGGCTGGCCACACACCGTGGCAATGTCATTCTCACGGTCGTGCCCTCGCCGGGTTGCGAGTCGATGGTGATGCCCCCCCCCAGGGATTCGGTTACAAGATTCTTTACAATTGATAAACCCAAGCCAGTGCCGCCTTGGTGCCTGCCGGTGGTAAAAAATGGTTCAAAGATTTGAGAAAGATGGTTGGGATCTATCCCCTGACCATAATCACGGACGATGACAGAAAACGTATCGCCGTCACTCGAACCGTTCAATATGATTTCGACAGGACCCGGCTTTCCCGAGGGATATGCATAACGCTCGACATTCGTCAACAAATTGAGCACGATCTGGCTCAAGATCGCTGGATACCCGACCCAGTCCGACATCCCGGCGCCTAGCCGGTCTTCAAGTGCAATTTGCAGTTGCTTGCTGCGCCCTTTCAAACTAAAAAGCTCGACAGTATCTTCCACGAGTTTCCGTAGCGATACCTTCTCGCGAACATCGCGCGCCTGTGCCACGGAGAGCGATTTGAAGGTGGTTATCAGCCGGCTGGCCCGCTCTATATTGGTCAGGATGAGTTGGCTTGCATCTCGCAAGTCTTCGATAGCCGATTTGTCGAGAACAGGAGGCGCGCCGGGAGCATGCAATATCTCGCCAATCAAGCTCGCCGCCTGATTGGCGATCCCCAGCGGCGTATTGATCTCATGAGCCACTCCCGCCACCAATTGAGACATGGCGCGACGCCGAGCCGCCTCTTGTTCCGCACGTATGTGCTCTTTCTCAAGTTCGGTTTCCAAAATCTGCTCGGTATCGTACCGGATCTTGGTGACCAAGCGGCGAAGCATCACGGTCAGCATTGCGGGACTGCTGCCGAGCAAAAGCAAAAATACTTCCTGAGGGACCAGAAACAAACGGCATGGGCTTATGCAGGTCGCCGTGGCGGAGCGTGGATTTCCATCCAGCAGAGCGAGTTCACCGAAGGTATCACCGGCGTGGAACACGGTTATTTCGCGGTCGATTTCGGTATTGCCTTTGGCATGCACGCGGATATCCCCGGCAAGGATACAATACCAATGATCTCCACTATCGCCTTCACGAAAAAGCACAGTCCCGGAGGGGGTAGCTTGATGCTTTCCGCCTCGTGCAACTTCCCCCAATATATTCGTTGGAATTTCCCGTAAAACTGGTATGCACTGCTGAAGTTCAGCAGCGATATCCTGCTCTGATCTAGGGGTGCTCACCTGATTCAAGCGATACCTCCCGCCCTTGATTTATAGATTTCTTGTTATTTTTGGCCGGCGGCGGCGCCATACCGGATGATGGTACCAAGTCATACCAGCGCCGTCATTCAATTCCGATACTGCGACGGCATGAACGCCATGGGGCTGAATGGGAGCGGGTCATTCCTGGATGCAGCCAAGGTGGCTGTGCCCATCGAATGGAATTGCCCTTGAGCCCTCTCAAGTTGTGGTGGTATTCGGCTGGCGTGTCAGCCGGCTTTCACGGGGTCAGTGAACTTTTCTCGCGCCATCCGCATCAGACAGAGTGAAAGCAAGACTAAAGCCATAAATCTGCGGGATAGGAGGATGGCCGTGGCCAGTGAGTTAACGGATGGCCTTTCGCGGCGGAACGCCGTTTAATTGAACGGGAATGCAACGGACTTTCTGCACGAGCGGCGTCTCGGCTCACACGAGGTAAACGCCCACCCTGCTCTCGGGCGCCGGCTACAGCCCTAACCCGCTGGCCAAGCCTATGCTGCCATCGCCGGATGGTTTTGCAGGTGCCAGGAGAACGACCATGTCCCATGACGAACGCCAGTCACTCAAACTAGAGGGCGAATGGCATGGATGCACCGCCGAAGCCACCATGGAACGGTTGCGCACCGATCCGCAGCGCGGGCTCTCTCAGCGTGACGCGCGGCTGAGGCTTAAACGCTTTGGGCACAACCGCCTGCCACCGCCGCGCCGACGCCCGGCCTGGCTGCGCTTTCTGCTTCAATTCCACAATGTCCTGATCTACGTGATGCTGGTTGCGGCTGGCGTCACCGCCCTGCTGGGCGATTTGGTGGACACCGGCGTCCTGCTGGCAGCGGTGCTGGTCAATGCCGTCATCGGTTTCATCCAAGAGGGCAAGGCGGAGCGGGCCCTGGATTCGATCCGCGGCATGCTCTCCCTGCGCACGACCGCGATACGCGAGGCCGAGCGCATCGATATACCGGGCGAGGACCTGGTGCCCGGCGACATCGTGGCCCTGGCCTCCGGCGACAAGGTGCCGGCGGACCTGCGTCTGGTTGCGGCGAAGGGATTTCGGGTGAATGAAGCGATCCTGACCGGCGAGTCCGAAGCGGTGGAAAAGACCGTCGACCCGGTTGCCGATGATGCGGTGCTGGGCGACCGCCGCTGCATGCTGTATTCCGGCACCCTGGTGGTGTCCGGGCAGGCGACCGGGGTGGTGGTGGCAACCGGCCTGAAAACCGAGTTGGGCCGCATCAGCACGATGCTGGAGCAGGTCAAGGCGGTTACGACACCCCTGCTGCGCCAGATTGCCGGATTCGGACACTGGCTGGCCCTGGCCATCGTCCTGATGTCCGTCGCCACCTTTGTCGTCGGCGTCTGGTGGCATGGCCATCCAGGCCGCGAGATGTTCATGATGACCGTCGCGCTGGCCGCTTCGGCCATCCCCGAGGGGCTTCCGGCCATCATGACCATCACCCTTGCCCTCGGTGTGCGCCGCATGGCCCAGCGCAAGGCCATCATCCGCCATCTGCCGGCGGTGGAGACGTTGGGTTCGGTCACGGTCATCTGCTCCGACAAGACCGGCACCCTTACCCGCAACGAAATGACGGTCCAGCGGGTCATCACCGCCGAACGGCTGTTCGAGATCAGTGGCGTTGGATACGCGCCGGAAGGCGCGATTCATCTGCTCGACGCGGCTGTATCGGCGGAGCAGTATCCCGAACTGGGCCGGATCGCGCGCGCCGCCGTGCTCTGCAACGATGCCCAGTTGCGCCGTAACGCCGATGATACCTGGCAGGTCATCGGCGATCCCACGGAGGGCGCCCTGCTCGCATTCGCTGCCAAGGCCGGCACCGACTCCGCCTGGGAACGCCAGACCCGGCCGCGGACCGACGCCATTCCATTCGAATCCGAGCACAAGCTCATGGCCACGCTGCACCATGACCATGAAGGCTCGGGAACGATCTTTGTGAAAGGGGCGCCGGAACGAATCCTGGCCATGTGCGATGTCCAGGAGGGCGCCAGCTTACAGCCCTTGAACAGGGCCTATTGGGACACCGCCGCGCGGGAAGCGGCGAGCGCCGGCCTGCGCCTGCTGGCCATAGCCGCGAAGACCGTCGACGCCTCGCAACGGGAGGTGCGCTTCTCCGATCTGGAAAGCGGATTCGCCCTGCTGGCCCTGGTCGGTATCATCGACCCGCCGCGAGACGAGGCCGTTGCCGCGGTGTCCGTCTGTCATGCCGCCGGCATCCGGGTCAAGATGATCACCGGCGATCATGTCGATACGGCGCGAGCCATCGGCGCGCGGCTGGGGATCGGTCACGGCGGCTTGGCGCTGACCGGCTCCGACATCGAAGCCATGGACGATGAGCGCCTGCGCGAAATGGTGCTGGATGTGGACATCTTCGCCCGGGCGAGCCCCGAGCACAAACTCCGCCTGGTGCAGGCCATGCAGGCGGCAGGGCAAGTGGTCGCCATGACCGGGGACGGCGTCAACGACGCGCCCGCCTTGAAGCGGGCCGATGTAGGCGTGGCCATGGGCTTGAAAGGCACGGAAGCGGCCAAGGAGGCCTCGGACATGGTGCTGGCCGACGATAATTTCGCCACCATCGGCAATGCGGTGCGCGAAGGTCGGGGCATCTACGACAATATCCGCAAGTTCGTCCTGTTCATGCTGCCGACCAACGGCGGCGAAGCACTGGTGGTCATCGCGGCCATCCTGTTCGAGCTGGTTCTGCCGCTGACGCCCGCCCAAGTGCTCTGGATCAACATGGTCACTTCCAGCACCTTAGGGCTAGCCCTCGCTTTCGAGCATCCCGAACGCGACGCCATGCGGCGGCCTCCGCGCCGGCCCGAGGAGTCCCTGCTGTCCTGGTTCTTCGCCTGGCGCGTGCTGATGGTGTCCGTGCTCATCATGGCAGGCTCCCTCGGGTTGTTCCTATGGGAGCT is a window encoding:
- a CDS encoding enoyl-CoA hydratase-related protein; translated protein: MRILLIASAYNGLCQRVHVELVDRGYEVSITLSLGDDAVRKAIALFQPDLIICPFLKEKLPEDVWREHLCIILHPGIMGDRGPSSLDWAIMRQESEWGVTALKAVEEMDAGDIWSTLNFPMREATKASLYRREVTRAAVQAILTTIDRFASKAYTPEPLDYSREDVRGELRPLMKQDVRAIDWSTDTVATIIRKINAADSAPGVLDMLYGEEYFLYGAHAEDVLRGRRPGEVIAQRHGAICRAAVDGAVWISHLRKRDTPEKQPFLKRLIQSRKTPTFKLPAAMLLGDKLAVIKESPIDLPYMGKEQTYCEIWYEESNKVGYLHFNFHNGAMGTEQCQRLQQAYLAVRSRDIKVLVLMGGTDFWSNGIHLNWIEAADDPARESWRNINAIDDVVREIITTDSLLTVSAIAGSAGAGGVMMTLAADQVWARKGVILNPHYKTMGLYGSEYWTYLLPKRVGPGRALELTETPLPLGMKKAKAIGLVDEVLPEETGAYQAEVRKMAEALAASSDYQELLEKKRAQRAHDEAIKPLESYRAAELQHMRANFAGQFYGGDVNYHEARYNFVHKIRPKETACYLAQHLKLDFARLSELRQPLAY
- a CDS encoding HAD-IC family P-type ATPase → MSHDERQSLKLEGEWHGCTAEATMERLRTDPQRGLSQRDARLRLKRFGHNRLPPPRRRPAWLRFLLQFHNVLIYVMLVAAGVTALLGDLVDTGVLLAAVLVNAVIGFIQEGKAERALDSIRGMLSLRTTAIREAERIDIPGEDLVPGDIVALASGDKVPADLRLVAAKGFRVNEAILTGESEAVEKTVDPVADDAVLGDRRCMLYSGTLVVSGQATGVVVATGLKTELGRISTMLEQVKAVTTPLLRQIAGFGHWLALAIVLMSVATFVVGVWWHGHPGREMFMMTVALAASAIPEGLPAIMTITLALGVRRMAQRKAIIRHLPAVETLGSVTVICSDKTGTLTRNEMTVQRVITAERLFEISGVGYAPEGAIHLLDAAVSAEQYPELGRIARAAVLCNDAQLRRNADDTWQVIGDPTEGALLAFAAKAGTDSAWERQTRPRTDAIPFESEHKLMATLHHDHEGSGTIFVKGAPERILAMCDVQEGASLQPLNRAYWDTAAREAASAGLRLLAIAAKTVDASQREVRFSDLESGFALLALVGIIDPPRDEAVAAVSVCHAAGIRVKMITGDHVDTARAIGARLGIGHGGLALTGSDIEAMDDERLREMVLDVDIFARASPEHKLRLVQAMQAAGQVVAMTGDGVNDAPALKRADVGVAMGLKGTEAAKEASDMVLADDNFATIGNAVREGRGIYDNIRKFVLFMLPTNGGEALVVIAAILFELVLPLTPAQVLWINMVTSSTLGLALAFEHPERDAMRRPPRRPEESLLSWFFAWRVLMVSVLIMAGSLGLFLWELDRGSSLETARTMAVSSVVAAEMFYLINSRSLYKSSLSLEGLFGNRYVLMAIGACALLQLAYTHSTPLQSLFESTDLSGDEWFKVLMAGFFVFLVAELEKGILRGFKKMRRRAAATEKASKPARLSLHGTARNRGLRTIVAATDLSESATQAADRAALLAGEHGATLRLLHVVDANSLKAVHEVLRSHDAAEANLVDEARRELEAAAARITANNQITPLPRIAVGRVLEEIQAASQQSDLLVLGAHGLNPLRDLIPGTTTDRLLRICNGSVLVVKRPPQGGYRRVLVAVDFSPHAAEALKMAMLLAPEATITVVHASSVPFEGMLWQAGVQEEEIDIGRSRARRQAINRIRTLFEEVRGDGHRLLSVVEHGEAARVILDREKMIAADLIVLGKHGQSMFELMLLGSVTRHVIADSTCDVLTVQSLPKTGDL
- a CDS encoding ATP-binding protein encodes the protein MSTPRSEQDIAAELQQCIPVLREIPTNILGEVARGGKHQATPSGTVLFREGDSGDHWYCILAGDIRVHAKGNTEIDREITVFHAGDTFGELALLDGNPRSATATCISPCRLFLVPQEVFLLLLGSSPAMLTVMLRRLVTKIRYDTEQILETELEKEHIRAEQEAARRRAMSQLVAGVAHEINTPLGIANQAASLIGEILHAPGAPPVLDKSAIEDLRDASQLILTNIERASRLITTFKSLSVAQARDVREKVSLRKLVEDTVELFSLKGRSKQLQIALEDRLGAGMSDWVGYPAILSQIVLNLLTNVERYAYPSGKPGPVEIILNGSSDGDTFSVIVRDYGQGIDPNHLSQIFEPFFTTGRHQGGTGLGLSIVKNLVTESLGGGITIDSQPGEGTTVRMTLPRCVASHAEV